TTTAAagaggttttgttttattttccttaggAGAAGCAGTTCTTTCACAAGGTGAATGAACGTCTATCTCGACccaatatatttattttaaataaccGTTGGGATGCATCTGCCTCTGAACCAGAATACATGGAAGAGGTTTGTGATGTGTTTAAACTGCTTCTCTTTGCATGGATATTATGGAGTCTGTTTTGAGTCTGGTCCTTGGGGATACGATCAGTGCTATGTGTGATGGTTTTACAGGTCGGATTTTTGTCACCTGAGTGTGTAGACTAGAGGGAACATAGACTAGTGATTAGGACACGACTCTTGAAATTTCTGAGCAGGAAATCAAGAGTCTCACAGGGGCCCTTTGAAGTTAGATCACTTTAGAAAACCTCTGGAAAATTCCATAAAGTAGCActttttttcatgctgttttGTTAGCTTAGACCAGCAGAGGGCATTTGGGTGCCTGGTCTAACCTTTAAGAGATGGATAACGTGGATTTAACTGCAGGTGTGGTTTATCATGGTTATCCCTCAGGTGCGCCGGCAGCACATGGAGCGGTGTACTGGTTTCCTGGTGGATGAGCTGGGTGTGGTGGATCGAGCCCAGGCAGGGGATCGAATTTTCTTTGTGTCTGCAAAAGAAGTGCTGAATGCCAGGATTCAGAAGGCTCAGGGGATGCCAGAAGGAGGTGAGGAAATCTAGCAGAAACTTTCCATTGACTTACAGAGATGAGAATAGAGAGTGTCTTGTTtcaaaaaatgtataaaattgGGGTAGGCCAAATTATTTATATGGCAATCACAATGGAAGGGGTGACTTAGTAGCACTTTTACATTGGCTTCAGTGTAAAGCAAAAGCatttcctgatgtccaacctcTGATTGCTTTCTCAGAATTTAAGTGGTGATGTCCAATCTCTGatttcctgatgtccaacctcTGATTGCTTTCTCTAAATTTAAGTGGTCCAACCTGATTTCCAACCTCTGATGTCCAGCCTCTGATTGCTTTCTCAAAATTTAAGTGGTTGTTTTGTGCATTCCTTCTCTCAGGTGGAGCTTTGGCAGATGGATTTCAAGTAAGAATGCTTGAATTTCAAAGCTTCGAGAGAAGGTTTGAGGTGAGCATTATGTGTGCCGACCTTTTGGTTAGATTTTACTCCTGAAAGACAGGCACTCATGGGGGCATAGTTTGGAAATAGATCGTACAGGAAGGAGAAATTGTGTTAGTATGGTTCTGCCTGCTGCTAATCTTGGGCTGCCTTTTGTGTACAGGAATGTATCTCACAGtcagcagtgaaaacaaaatttgaGCAGCATACGGTGAGAGCGAAGCAGATTGCGGAAGACGTTCGTCTCATCATGGACTCCGTGCATGTTGCTGCCCAGGAACAGAGGTGAGAGCTGTGCCGGTGCTTGCATAACTGAAGTTTGTATTCTGGGAGAGATGTAAGGGAACCTGAGCATTTGAAATGCAAAGCAGAATACAGCGTGCTTGAGAGCGGGAAGGACATGTATTGGTGGTCTTGCTTCTAGTGAATTATGGAAGTATTGGGAAAGGACCTTATTTTTGTCCTGTGCCATGACTGTGTAATGCGTTGCAGGTATTTACATGTTTGGTTACTGGACAGGAAAATCTGTCTTATTTCTGGaattcaaatatatttatagATCAAAAATGCATTTATCTGGCATTTTGATGGATAGGGCTTTTTTCACCAGAGTTTACTGTCTGGAAATGCGAGAGGAACGTCAGGATCGTCTAGGGTTTATTGACAAACAGCTGGAGCTCCTTACTCAAGACTACAAGCGGAAAATCAAACAAATCACTGAAGAGGTGGAGAGGCAGGTAAGCAGGAGTGTCTGTGGAAAACTGGATTGTCTGAAACAGCTGCCAGTATGGTGGGGAAGATAAGCAGTGCTGACAAAGCACTGAAGTACTAAAAATGTGGGAGTTACATatgggaagaggagaaaagctTTCAGAAGCTCTATTTTCTCTCCTGTGCTGTTTCTCTAGGTGTCAAATGCAATGGCAGAAGAAATCAGACGGCTCTCAGTGTTGGTAGATGAATACCAAGCAGACTTCCATCCATCTCAAGTAGTTCTTAAAGTGTACAAGAGTGTAAGTGATGTTTGCTTAAGCAATTGAAGAGACTTTTTTTAGCTCTGAGTAATAATGCCAGTTCATTGTTAGACATCTCAATCTTCCAGCTAGGATATGAGCTAAAGCTTTAGTTTTTTAACTATCTCAGTAGTAAATTGATACACAGTATATCATATTATATAGATTGAACTGAACTTTTCCTGAACTAAAGAGTCtgtgtgagattttttttaatttgccttttCATCCCCTTCACTGAAAACTGGGGGGAAGTATGAAATTAATGTTAGAACACTGGGCAGACAGATTGTGTGCTCCTGTTTTGCGAGGGTCTTTTTAACTAGCAAGTTCTAGCACCTTCAGCCTGCATCTTAGCTATGTTTATTCCCATCTTAATAAACTTCTTTTGTTTGTCAGGAGCTGCATAAACACATTGAGGAGGGCCTGGGCCGTAACATGTCAGATCGTTGCTCCAGTGCTATCACAACTTCCCTGCAGACAATGCAGCAAGAAATGATAGGTCAGTTCCACAGGCCATATTGCCCTTTCTCTTCCCTTGAATTGCAATGCAAAATAACTAGGCAGGTGTTCTGGGTTTCTCATGAATCCAGTGGCTGATGTGCAGCTGACACCATCTTAGTTTCCATCTTGATGAGTAATGCTGTTGTGCAGAGGACTGTGTCTGAACTTATGCAGTGATTTCCTAATGAACATGCACAGTCACAGTGTAATCCTCATGACAGAGTGGAACTGTGGTGAAATTTGGGACATTCTCACACCAAATCCTAATGAAATACAAATTACTTGTTACTAGGTGCCTGTCTGAATATGGGACCATGGTGCCTAAAGAACTGGGTTtcacattttgttttccaaggTCTTGCTAATCTGTAAACTTCACCAACTACCTCTAAGGATTTTGGAGGGTCCATGGAAAGATTTCCTTCTGGGTTGGTCTGAAGAACCAAGAATTGAATGATAATTGATGATTTATCTGTTAGTTTGCAATATGCTTGGCTTATGAAATTTAACATACTAAGAAAACTGACTGTAGAGGATGAAACAATCCATAAACACCCTGATTATAGAATACAAGACCAGTGAATTCTTGTGAACTCAACAGGccttttttgtatgtttttgttttctctctgtgtaGATGGTTTAAAACCCCTCCTCCCAGTCTCCGTGCGGGGCCAGATAGACATGTTAATTCCCCGGCAGTGCTTCATGCTCAGCTATGATCTGAACTGTGACAAGCTTTGTGCCGACTTCCAGGAGGACATCGAATTCCATTTCTCTCTTGGATGGACAATGCTGGTGAACAGATTTTTGGGACCAAAGAATGGTCGTCGGGCCTTGATGGGCTATAATGACCAGGTAGAGTACCTCACTGAGTGATTGGGGAAGATATTCATTATTTCAATGGCTACTGAAGTTCCTTCGGTGGGAAGAGCAGTGATTCACCTCCTTTTATTCTCTcctttgattttgttttgtccCTGTTTTTCTAATTAGGTTCAGCGCCCTTTAACACCAGCAAATCCCAGTCTGCCTCCTTTGCCTCAGGGCTCTATGACCCAGGAAGAACTCATGGTGTCCATGGTGACCGGACTGGCCTCTTTAACTTCCCGAACTTCCATGGGGATCATCGTGGTTGGTGGTGTGGTATGTGTGCATTCTAGGTAGCATTTTTATAACTTAAGTTGGAGCACTGATGTCAAAAGCACTTGCACTGCCGAATCCTGTAGATATTTGCTATGGACAGATAGGGTTTTCTATTTCCTATTAcctattttctcttttgatcTTCCATTTGAGTACAGTGAGCTGATTTTGCAATGCTCTGTGCACCATTTTTGGGCGTGAATATCAGTCTGAGATGATGATGGTGTAATTTGTTCATCCTTGTGCTTCTTTAGGTCTGGAAGGCTGTGGGTTGGAGACTGATTGCTCTCTCCTTTGGCCTCTATGGGCTGCTCTACGTGTACGAGCGCCTCACCTGGACCACCAAGGCGAAGGAGAGAGCGTTCAAGCGGCAGTTCGTGGAGTACGCTGGGGAGAAACTGCAGCTCATCGTCAGCTACACGGGCTCCAACTGCAGCCACCAAGTCCAGCAGTGAGTTCCCTGTGTTCAGATAACACCTTATGGGAATTCTGTCGTTTGGAGTTGttccttgttaaaaaaaaacaacttcatGCTGAAttccagatttttaaaaatgtaatgatgcgtgttttaaaaataataatactttTATTTTGAATATGTAGTGTTTGGGTGTTGTTAGGCATTAGTCTTAATATACTTCCATGTCTCAAATCAAAATGCTCTGACATATTCTTGTGCAGAAGTGGAAAGATGAATGTCTGAGTAATGATACCATCATCCCTATACATCAAAGGGATTTATTCCTTGAATGTGCTGCTTGATCTTACTTTCCATTATACTCAACTCTTCTTGTTTCATAGAGAGCTTGCTGGAACATTTGCTCATTTGTGTCAGCAAGTGGATGTCACACGGGAGAATCTTGAGCAAGAAATTGCTGCcatgaataaaaaaatagaagttttgGATtcactgcagagcaaagcaaaacTGCTCAGGTGAGATTTGATGATTCCATACAGTTGTTTTTCATGTGATTGCTCCAGGATGTTCATATGAGCTGTACCTTAGAGTTCATTCTGTCTTTGTCATAGCACTTGATGTGCAGATGTCAGCACTTTTCCCTACCAAGTCATGTTCCCTTTTACTAGGTACTTTCCTTTGGACTGTTGGCAGTCATTTAAACCTTCTGTCTCACAAAAcacctttttcttcctgttttttttttttttttggaattaaGGTTCCTTCCCATTTTTGAAAACATAGTCTTCCACTCCTACAAACTCCTTCAGGCCCGTATAAAATTATGCAAAAAGTCTTGCCTTCACCTTTGTACCCAGTTGTCTTCTGCTTTCTTTACCCTGCAGAGGATGTTGGGAAGACTTTTTCAAACATTCCTTACCTGCACAGTAAGACCAATATGAAGGTGTGTCCAAAATGTCTGTTTAAACCTCTGAGCTTAGGGACTGACAGCAGGCAAGCATTCTTGGTCTGCAAAGGAATGGCAGCAACCTTTTGGAATGAACCTCTGGCACTCCATGCCTTGCTGTATACTCATTTTTGTTGCACTTCTTTCTGACTGGCTTTAGAAGATCTGTTTTATTCACCTAACAAAACTTTCTGTCCTTGCAGGAACAAAGCAGGTTGGCTTGACAGCGAGCTCAACATGTTCACACATCAGTATCTGCAGCAAAGCAGATAGtgtgagaaaaagagaaaaacaacagtttcCCTTCAGTGCTCTCTTAATTACTGCAGAGAACATGGTGGGTGATGGAATTCCCTAAAGGGAATGAGCAGGAGCATATTGCTGTGTTTCCAGTTGCTGTGTGAACAGTAGGATTCTGCTTCCTTGTTCTGTGTCCCACCTCTAAACACTACCTGTTAATaactcttctttttccttgtgaGAGCAGGTTACTTCAGGAGGAGTGTGTGCTTTATACATTTACAGGGGGCTTTTACTGTACTTCATTTTGCTTTAAACAAATTTAAAGCAATCAAGCAAATGTTTATCAGGCTAAAAGTTAGTTCTGACTCATCTTTATGgagtaatttattttacttcataAAGACAGCTTTTGACTTCCAGGCCCCAGGTTGATGTATGTGTGACAAGCAGCTGGTTGAGTAAACACAGATCCACGCACACAGACATGATGGTGGTTTCACAAAGCATTTCTAGCCCACACAGGCTTGTCTCTGAGGTTAACATTCCGTTATTCTTGAACATAACAGAAAATCACAATGTCCCTGCATAGAAAGGTTTATTGCTCTCAGGATGCTTAAACCTGTGAACAAAACCCAGTTCTCCTCTGGAGCAAGAGGGATCAAGATTTTGCTTTGGTAAGCTTAAGGAGTTTGGAGTTAGTTTCTTCCTCTTAAGAGCTCTTTAATAACACAGTCTGGCCCATATCCTGTCGTGGACAAATAGTTTGCAGAGACAGAACTAGTTCCTGTGAAGGAGATAGTGCTGATAATTTGGCAGCTTGTTGAAGAAGAAAACGAGGAAAGAGAAGCCAGTTGACATAATGTAAAGCACTGCATTATGAGCTCAGTTGAtgaatgtgggtttttttttttttttttggaaaagcaCAGCTGTCTTTCTGGAAACAGGCCTGTGGAATTCCATTACCACTACGTGGCCACAAGAACAGCATGTGGATTACACACACTGTAAGAGATGTTGCTTCATGTAGAGTTCCCACACGATGTTACAGTCTGGGCAGCAATAGGATTTGGTATGTTTCTCTTCTGTTAAAAGTATCAGAACATGCTGGCAAGTACAGCTCCTCTGGGGTGGGGGGAGTTGTGGCTCTTGTAGTTCATGCCAGGGCAAGAATGGCTTAAAGCAACTtagttttttaaatacattctttatTTGCAAATACATTAAATTGTTGAGTTTTGCCCTGATGCACTTGGAATATAATATTTGGGAATTGTAAGGATTTGAGTCTCTTCCAGTTGGAATTGACAGAGAAGAAATTCTGGCTGATTTTAGGAGCCTTAATCCTTAAGTTCCTTTCTTGCAAGcttcttttcctccttgtgGGTCAGTATTTTGCCATGTGTTGGTTATCATCTTTCTGTTGCCAGCAAAATATCTGAGGAATCCAGATTCAGATCCTGTGGTTCTGAGGTTAGTGACAACCTATACCTCTTCAGCATCACACACAGAGAATATGGTCTGTCTTTGAGCAGGCCCCAGCTGAATTCAGAACTACTGAGCAGTGGGGTGTTTTTCATATTGACAAAGAGACTTTTCCCTTGAAAATGGCTTTAGCATTTCTCATTTATGCTCAGGTGTGAATATATGTGCCTGTGATAAGTCCCATGTTTTTCATATCATGGAACTTCCAGAAAGAAGCTGCCTGATACTTGAGGGAGTAAAAATAGTGAAATGTCAGTAAGTACTTCTTAGGTAAGGCTGTTCTGAGATTTGCAGCAAGACTTGAGGAATCTTGTGTAGGAGCGGGCAGTGAGGCATCCCTAGAATGCAGAAGGGAAACAAACCTTTCCCTTCCAGTAGAAAGCTTTGACTCCAGCTCAGACTGAAAAGCTGTTTCTATCAGAAGGTTTTTTTGACCTTAACTGGGTTCCTCAGGAATCTACCAGGATGAGAATATAGATTTGATCAAATCTGAGAACGAGCAAGAAAGAAATTCAAGTCGTTGCTTTTGAAGTGTGTACTCTGGAGCTTGTGGTGAAGTATATTGGAGTAAGTGGAATCATCTTGTCTTACTCTCCTGCAGGTCTTGGTTGAATAAATTTGAATCTTTACTCTCTCAAGCTGTCACACACAGAGCTATAATAAGCTATGTTCTGTTCTATTGAGTTAAAATACTAAGCATGTTCTTAATACACAAGGATATTGTCAATTCCAGGTCAAGGCAGAGGATGATGTTCAACTGCTTAGCAGCTCAGGACTACTTGATTTTGACGAGGTGGTGTTATCTCATCAGCGGGCC
Above is a genomic segment from Anomalospiza imberbis isolate Cuckoo-Finch-1a 21T00152 chromosome 23, ASM3175350v1, whole genome shotgun sequence containing:
- the MFN2 gene encoding mitofusin-2, whose product is MSLLFTRSNSIVAVKKDKRHMAEVNASPLKHFVTAKKKINGIFEQLAAYISESSLFLEETHKNAELDPVTTEEQVLEVKGYLSKVSGISEVLARRHMKVAFFGRTSNGKSTVINAMLWDKVLPSGIGHTTNCFLRVEGTDGHEAFLLTEGSEEKKSVKTVNQLAHALHQDEHLNAGSLVSVMWPNSKCSLLKDDLVLMDSPGIDVTTELDSWIDKFCLDADVFVLVANSESTLMQTEKQFFHKVNERLSRPNIFILNNRWDASASEPEYMEEVRRQHMERCTGFLVDELGVVDRAQAGDRIFFVSAKEVLNARIQKAQGMPEGGGALADGFQVRMLEFQSFERRFEECISQSAVKTKFEQHTVRAKQIAEDVRLIMDSVHVAAQEQRVYCLEMREERQDRLGFIDKQLELLTQDYKRKIKQITEEVERQVSNAMAEEIRRLSVLVDEYQADFHPSQVVLKVYKSELHKHIEEGLGRNMSDRCSSAITTSLQTMQQEMIDGLKPLLPVSVRGQIDMLIPRQCFMLSYDLNCDKLCADFQEDIEFHFSLGWTMLVNRFLGPKNGRRALMGYNDQVQRPLTPANPSLPPLPQGSMTQEELMVSMVTGLASLTSRTSMGIIVVGGVVWKAVGWRLIALSFGLYGLLYVYERLTWTTKAKERAFKRQFVEYAGEKLQLIVSYTGSNCSHQVQQELAGTFAHLCQQVDVTRENLEQEIAAMNKKIEVLDSLQSKAKLLRNKAGWLDSELNMFTHQYLQQSR